The following are from one region of the Parasphingorhabdus sp. SCSIO 66989 genome:
- a CDS encoding single-stranded DNA-binding protein: MHDNSAMPHFNRKTGACSAYGFQPYGPNLPFFLLRALTTPETNGIGNEPDDLRSKKMQNIAKFEVRGNVVKINAGNGVAYITVVVESNRKNDDGEWETSKKFIDMTAFKKSADWVVNRTPGDLVQIEGTIEPNEYEKDGQKVYSTDLVIRSQAVLTPMKKKEED; the protein is encoded by the coding sequence TTGCACGACAATTCGGCTATGCCTCATTTCAACAGGAAAACCGGCGCTTGCAGCGCCTACGGCTTTCAGCCCTACGGGCCGAACCTTCCGTTTTTCCTGTTGCGTGCGCTCACCACGCCCGAAACTAACGGCATCGGGAATGAACCCGATGATTTAAGGAGTAAGAAAATGCAGAATATCGCTAAATTTGAAGTTCGGGGCAACGTGGTAAAAATAAACGCTGGCAACGGAGTTGCTTACATCACAGTCGTTGTCGAAAGCAATCGCAAGAACGATGATGGCGAATGGGAAACCAGCAAGAAATTCATCGACATGACCGCCTTCAAGAAATCAGCCGATTGGGTGGTTAACCGCACTCCCGGCGACCTGGTTCAGATCGAAGGCACGATTGAGCCGAACGAATATGAGAAGGACGGCCAGAAGGTTTACAGCACTGACCTGGTTATCCGCAGCCAAGCGGTGCTGACCCCGATGAAGAAGAAAGAGGAGGACTGA
- a CDS encoding recombinase family protein: MKIGYARVSTDEQNLDGQVRELENAGCEKIFTDHGISGKAVYRPALQEAVAFAREGDIIVVQRLDRLCRNLKQLIDELDDFGERNIGFASLREEIDTSTAPGRLYFHIIGALAQFERELISDRTKAGLEAARAKNTQLGRPRKLDDDRWREALALIRPSDPKIPPLKVAQVAKLMHVSKQTLYNRLNELDGKTRKPSPT, translated from the coding sequence ATGAAGATAGGATATGCCCGCGTCTCGACCGACGAGCAGAACCTAGACGGGCAAGTGCGAGAGCTGGAAAACGCCGGTTGTGAAAAGATATTCACTGACCATGGCATTTCCGGCAAGGCGGTCTATCGACCAGCCTTGCAAGAAGCGGTCGCCTTCGCCCGCGAAGGCGATATCATTGTTGTGCAGCGGCTCGACAGGCTTTGCCGCAACTTAAAACAGCTCATTGACGAGCTGGACGATTTTGGAGAGCGCAATATCGGCTTCGCCTCATTGCGCGAGGAAATAGACACGTCCACCGCACCGGGCCGTCTCTATTTCCATATCATCGGCGCGCTCGCTCAATTTGAGCGCGAGCTTATATCTGACCGTACCAAAGCGGGCCTTGAGGCAGCGAGAGCCAAGAACACCCAGCTAGGCCGACCGCGCAAGCTCGATGATGACAGATGGCGGGAAGCCCTGGCACTTATCCGGCCCAGCGATCCGAAGATACCGCCGCTCAAAGTCGCACAGGTTGCAAAGCTGATGCACGTTTCAAAGCAGACGCTCTATAACCGGCTGAACGAGCTGGACGGCAAAACGCGCAAACCCTCACCTACATGA
- a CDS encoding ArdC family protein, producing MSGKFDIYQTITDSIIAMMEEATGNCPLPWHRQGLTMPLNVESTNRYNGINVVMLWYYGQQCSQQLWGTYRQWANQGAQVKKGAKGVPIIFYKKVKRTEPNGAESFYPMAKASWVFNVDQVTGYEGEGIAPASPLPDTIGQADILDHAEAFIARTGAAIQHNDTFGLDRAFYNYADDYINMPCRHLFYGDQQQAREGYYAILLHELTHWTGHKARCNRGLFGKDKMDYAREELVAEFGAAFLSAQLNITQHPRSDHAEYLKSWIAILKNDKKALFRASKLAGEAVDYLTSLQSEERKAA from the coding sequence ATGAGCGGCAAATTCGATATATACCAGACGATAACCGACAGCATCATAGCCATGATGGAGGAAGCCACCGGCAACTGCCCGCTACCCTGGCACCGCCAAGGCTTGACCATGCCTCTCAATGTCGAAAGCACCAATCGCTATAACGGGATCAATGTTGTGATGCTCTGGTATTACGGCCAGCAATGCAGCCAGCAGCTTTGGGGAACCTATCGCCAATGGGCAAACCAAGGCGCACAGGTAAAGAAAGGCGCTAAAGGTGTGCCGATCATCTTCTATAAGAAGGTCAAACGCACAGAGCCTAATGGTGCTGAATCATTCTATCCCATGGCCAAAGCATCATGGGTATTTAATGTCGATCAGGTGACAGGCTATGAAGGGGAGGGGATTGCCCCAGCTTCACCACTTCCCGACACCATAGGGCAGGCTGACATATTGGACCATGCCGAGGCATTTATTGCCCGCACTGGTGCAGCCATTCAGCACAATGACACTTTCGGACTGGACCGAGCTTTCTATAACTATGCAGACGACTATATTAACATGCCGTGCCGCCATCTGTTCTATGGCGATCAGCAGCAGGCCAGAGAAGGCTATTACGCCATCCTGTTGCACGAGCTGACCCACTGGACCGGCCATAAAGCGCGCTGCAATCGCGGCCTGTTTGGCAAGGACAAAATGGACTATGCCCGTGAAGAGCTGGTCGCCGAATTTGGCGCAGCTTTCTTGTCCGCCCAGCTCAATATCACCCAACACCCGCGCAGCGACCATGCCGAATATCTCAAAAGCTGGATAGCGATTCTGAAAAACGATAAGAAGGCCCTGTTTCGCGCATCAAAGCTGGCAGGCGAGGCGGTGGACTATCTCACCAGTCTACAGAGCGAAGAAAGGAAAGCAGCATGA